From Streptomyces durmitorensis, a single genomic window includes:
- a CDS encoding tyrosinase family oxidase copper chaperone, translating into MVKGAAAEGPSAGRFTRRATMWNLVGFGFAAVTAPAALLWSTRKAADRPPSDDLGEGAFDEMYEGRHIRGSRAAPGHQHPGASWDITVDGRPLHLMRRADGSYLSMIDHYQSYPTPLIATRRAVDELGRGRQLRNADA; encoded by the coding sequence GTGGTCAAGGGAGCAGCGGCCGAAGGTCCGAGCGCGGGGCGGTTCACGCGCCGGGCCACGATGTGGAATCTCGTCGGATTCGGCTTCGCCGCCGTGACGGCGCCGGCCGCTCTCCTGTGGTCGACCCGGAAGGCGGCTGACCGGCCTCCGTCCGACGATCTCGGTGAAGGCGCGTTCGACGAGATGTACGAGGGCCGGCACATCCGCGGTTCAAGGGCCGCCCCAGGTCATCAACACCCCGGCGCCTCCTGGGACATCACGGTCGACGGCCGTCCGCTCCACCTCATGCGGCGCGCCGACGGCAGCTATCTGAGCATGATCGACCACTACCAGTCGTATCCGACGCCCCTCATCGCCACCCGCAGGGCAGTGGACGAACTCGGCCGCGGCCGGCAGCTGCGCAACGCCGACGCCTGA
- a CDS encoding DUF3344 domain-containing protein produces the protein MRNSLGPLLRRVTLCAFSLAVVATPGGPAVAAAPAPPAAEASSIKFAQRYHALQHGGITRAANTAITCRKPMAVRAVSCPSARGGKTAANNDFDMFYVDVDKDPNTYNSSRGEVRIPRGSRVSYARLYWGGNLRVGEQKPPKDNGKALIAEPGGSYQDVKADTLVGHRTANGADAFQASADVTNLVRASGAGMYTVAQVNVAMGHSKAGAWGGWTLVVAYENEAAPLRHLTVWDGFDSFDARGRSQAVRLGGMQVPARAKGSVGMVTYNGDRGTRGDTLTVSTGRSRPVRLSDAANPARDVMNSTISEPGRQSARTPAYANTLGYDSDIFRLDGGLKADRKGLLIRLASQRESAWAGVLFAAVDAKR, from the coding sequence ATGCGTAATTCCCTGGGCCCCCTCCTGCGTCGCGTGACGCTGTGTGCCTTTTCCCTCGCGGTCGTCGCCACGCCGGGCGGCCCCGCCGTGGCCGCCGCGCCCGCACCCCCCGCCGCCGAGGCGTCGAGCATCAAGTTCGCGCAGCGCTATCACGCCCTCCAGCACGGCGGAATCACCCGCGCCGCCAACACGGCGATCACGTGCCGCAAGCCGATGGCGGTCCGCGCCGTGTCGTGTCCCTCCGCGCGCGGAGGCAAGACGGCCGCCAACAACGACTTCGACATGTTCTACGTCGACGTCGACAAGGACCCGAACACCTACAACTCGAGCCGCGGCGAGGTCCGGATCCCGCGGGGCTCCCGGGTGTCCTACGCGCGCCTGTACTGGGGCGGCAACCTCCGCGTCGGTGAGCAGAAGCCGCCCAAGGACAACGGCAAGGCCCTGATCGCCGAACCCGGCGGCAGCTACCAGGACGTGAAGGCCGACACCCTGGTCGGGCACCGCACCGCCAACGGAGCGGACGCCTTCCAGGCATCGGCCGACGTCACGAACCTCGTCAGGGCCAGCGGCGCGGGGATGTACACCGTCGCCCAGGTCAACGTGGCGATGGGCCACTCCAAAGCCGGGGCATGGGGCGGCTGGACGCTGGTCGTCGCGTACGAGAACGAGGCCGCGCCGCTGCGGCACCTGACCGTGTGGGACGGCTTCGACTCCTTCGACGCGCGCGGGCGCAGCCAGGCGGTACGGCTTGGCGGCATGCAGGTCCCGGCCCGCGCCAAGGGCAGCGTCGGCATGGTCACGTACAACGGCGACCGCGGAACGAGGGGCGACACGCTCACCGTGTCCACCGGCCGGAGCAGGCCCGTACGGCTCTCCGACGCGGCCAACCCCGCCCGCGACGTCATGAACTCGACCATCAGCGAGCCGGGCAGGCAGAGCGCGAGGACGCCCGCGTACGCCAACACGCTCGGCTACGACTCCGACATCTTCCGCCTCGACGGGGGCCTCAAGGCCGACCGAAAGGGCCTGCTCATCCGTCTTGCCTCGCAGCGAGAGTCCGCGTGGGCCGGTGTGCTCTTCGCCGCTGTGGACGCGAAGCGGTAG
- a CDS encoding chaplin: MSRIAKAAAVALGTGAVVLSGTGMAMADAGAEGAAVGSPGVLSGNLVQVPVHVPVNVCGNTVDVIGLLNPAFGNTCVNADGGHGNPGHPGGPGGYGG; the protein is encoded by the coding sequence ATGTCTCGCATCGCGAAGGCAGCCGCTGTTGCCCTCGGCACGGGCGCCGTGGTGCTCAGTGGCACCGGTATGGCCATGGCGGACGCGGGCGCGGAGGGTGCGGCCGTCGGCTCGCCCGGCGTCCTTTCCGGCAACCTCGTCCAGGTTCCGGTCCACGTCCCGGTCAACGTGTGTGGCAACACTGTCGACGTCATCGGGCTGCTGAACCCGGCGTTCGGCAACACCTGCGTCAACGCCGACGGCGGCCACGGCAACCCGGGCCACCCCGGTGGTCCCGGCGGCTACGGCGGCTGA
- a CDS encoding chaplin → MNTAKKAALVLATAGLAAGAAAGSAFATDGSGSAAEGAAVGSPGVLSGNLAEVPVHVPVNVAGNTANLIGALNPAFGNTAVNS, encoded by the coding sequence ATGAACACTGCCAAGAAGGCTGCTCTCGTCCTTGCCACCGCCGGTCTCGCCGCGGGTGCCGCCGCAGGCAGCGCCTTCGCCACCGACGGCAGCGGTTCCGCCGCCGAGGGCGCGGCTGTCGGCTCGCCCGGCGTCCTCTCCGGCAACCTGGCCGAGGTCCCGGTCCACGTACCGGTGAACGTCGCGGGCAACACGGCCAACCTGATCGGCGCCCTGAACCCGGCGTTCGGCAACACGGCCGTCAACAGCTGA
- a CDS encoding glycosyltransferase produces the protein MQLSATDQRRHVLHVAQPVDGGVARVVTDLVKSQLSAGMQVSVACPDSGCLPDAVRGLGSDVHRWAATRSPGPGLPDEVRRLARVVDELRPDVVHAHSAKAGLAARLALRGKVPTVFQPHAWSFEAVGGVTARLALHWERFGARWATHVVCVSEAERLTGQRSGIDARWSVIPNGVDVERFRPRAAQAARAGLGLCEQAPLVVCVGRLCRQKGQDILLRAWAEVTERMPMARLVLVGDGPDGPGLREQAPASVRFVGAVEDATPWYQAADLVVLPSRWEGMALVPLEAMACARPVVVTDVDGARESLPPALVPHGLVPAQDPAALARALVGLLGDPPLREALGRAAHRHVLNTHDVRHTTDAVAAVYRALPGVGPIKCRESINP, from the coding sequence ATGCAACTGTCAGCAACAGACCAACGGCGACACGTCCTTCATGTCGCCCAGCCCGTCGACGGCGGAGTGGCCCGCGTGGTCACCGACCTGGTGAAGTCCCAGCTGTCCGCCGGGATGCAGGTCAGCGTGGCGTGTCCGGACAGCGGCTGTCTGCCGGACGCCGTGCGCGGCCTGGGAAGCGACGTCCACCGGTGGGCGGCGACCCGTTCCCCCGGGCCAGGACTTCCGGACGAGGTGCGGCGCCTTGCCCGCGTCGTCGACGAGCTGCGGCCCGACGTCGTGCACGCGCACAGCGCCAAGGCCGGGCTCGCCGCCAGGCTCGCCCTGCGCGGCAAGGTCCCCACGGTGTTCCAGCCGCACGCCTGGTCCTTCGAGGCCGTCGGCGGCGTGACCGCGCGGCTCGCCCTGCACTGGGAGCGCTTCGGGGCGCGCTGGGCCACGCACGTCGTCTGCGTCAGCGAGGCGGAGCGGCTCACCGGACAGCGCTCGGGGATCGACGCACGCTGGTCCGTGATCCCGAACGGGGTGGACGTCGAGCGCTTCCGGCCCAGGGCCGCGCAGGCGGCGCGGGCCGGGCTGGGGCTCTGCGAACAGGCGCCCCTGGTGGTGTGCGTGGGGCGGCTGTGCCGGCAGAAGGGGCAGGACATCCTGCTGCGGGCCTGGGCGGAGGTCACCGAGCGGATGCCGATGGCCCGGCTCGTCCTCGTCGGGGACGGACCCGACGGGCCCGGCCTGCGTGAACAGGCGCCCGCCTCCGTGCGGTTCGTCGGAGCCGTGGAGGACGCCACCCCCTGGTACCAGGCGGCCGACCTCGTGGTCCTGCCGTCCCGGTGGGAGGGCATGGCACTCGTACCCCTTGAGGCGATGGCCTGTGCCCGGCCCGTGGTGGTCACCGATGTGGACGGCGCGCGCGAGAGCCTGCCGCCCGCACTCGTGCCCCACGGCCTCGTTCCCGCCCAGGACCCCGCCGCACTGGCGCGAGCCCTCGTCGGACTGCTCGGCGATCCGCCCCTTCGCGAAGCCCTCGGCCGTGCAGCGCACCGCCACGTTCTGAACACCCACGATGTGCGGCACACCACGGACGCTGTCGCGGCCGTGTACCGCGCGCTACCGGGCGTGGGGCCCATCAAGTGCAGGGAGTCCATCAACCCGTGA
- the murJ gene encoding murein biosynthesis integral membrane protein MurJ: MTSTTHSVEAGPVGKVPAPATEAEPVRGSDPSNGFLAKAALVTAVLTVAGSVLGLVRDQALAHFFGAGSETDAFLVAWTVPEVATTLLIEDGLAFALVPAFSMALARRGQGARRDPVRALVAATLPRLMLASGVVALILMAGAPALVELLAPGLPDPRLAVDCTLLTATCVFTFGLAGYCSAALRAHRRFVAPAGIYVFYNIGIITAVFVLAPRYGVRAAALGVAVGGVLMVLVQAPSLWRQLTRDTADAPNEQATGPSAPALMGATLIATVLLFALCRQSQVLIERFLASSLPSGAISHLNYAQKVAQVPMILSLMLCTVTLPVVARALAEGDVKRARSRVERDLGLAGCVVLLGTAVVIACAPQLIQLLFQRGAFTADDTVATAAVMRVYALGLLGHTLVGALVRSYFSGGRATWFPLSAMAVGVAATAAIGGWAVDLWGVRGIALANAAGISVTAFVLLCGMGPRNVPIRVRRVLGELVKPVAAMVCATGFGGAFASRVESPLLAFAVGSSTVAAVFVLVLWALKAQAIEPVVRSVTTAVTSATRKLTHVR; this comes from the coding sequence ATGACCTCGACGACCCACTCCGTGGAAGCGGGCCCGGTCGGCAAGGTGCCCGCGCCGGCCACCGAGGCCGAGCCCGTCAGGGGCTCCGACCCCTCCAACGGCTTTCTCGCCAAGGCCGCCCTGGTCACCGCGGTCCTCACGGTGGCCGGATCGGTGCTCGGGCTCGTGCGCGACCAGGCGCTCGCCCACTTCTTCGGGGCGGGCTCCGAGACCGACGCCTTCCTCGTCGCGTGGACCGTCCCCGAGGTGGCCACGACCCTGCTCATCGAGGACGGCCTCGCGTTCGCCCTCGTACCGGCCTTCAGCATGGCGCTCGCCCGCCGCGGCCAGGGCGCACGCCGCGACCCGGTCCGCGCGCTCGTGGCCGCGACGCTGCCCCGCCTGATGCTGGCCTCCGGGGTCGTCGCACTGATCCTCATGGCCGGAGCGCCGGCCTTGGTGGAGCTCCTCGCGCCGGGTCTGCCCGATCCGCGCCTCGCCGTGGACTGCACGCTCCTGACCGCCACCTGCGTCTTCACGTTCGGCCTCGCCGGGTACTGCAGCGCCGCGCTGCGCGCCCACCGCCGGTTCGTGGCCCCCGCGGGCATCTACGTCTTCTACAACATCGGCATCATCACCGCGGTGTTCGTCCTGGCCCCCCGCTACGGCGTCCGCGCGGCAGCCCTGGGCGTCGCGGTCGGCGGCGTACTCATGGTGCTCGTCCAGGCGCCCTCGCTCTGGCGGCAGCTCACCCGCGACACGGCGGACGCCCCGAACGAGCAGGCGACAGGACCGTCGGCCCCGGCACTGATGGGCGCCACCCTCATCGCCACCGTGCTGCTCTTCGCGCTGTGCCGTCAGTCGCAGGTGCTCATCGAGCGCTTCCTGGCGTCCTCGCTGCCCTCGGGGGCCATCTCGCACCTCAACTACGCGCAAAAAGTGGCGCAGGTGCCGATGATCCTCTCCCTGATGCTGTGCACGGTCACGCTCCCCGTCGTCGCGCGGGCCCTGGCCGAAGGGGACGTCAAGCGGGCCAGGTCGCGCGTCGAGCGGGACCTGGGCCTGGCCGGCTGCGTGGTCCTTCTCGGCACCGCCGTGGTCATCGCCTGCGCGCCGCAGCTCATCCAACTCCTTTTCCAGCGGGGCGCGTTCACCGCGGACGACACCGTCGCCACGGCGGCCGTGATGCGCGTGTACGCCCTGGGGCTCCTGGGCCACACGCTGGTCGGGGCGCTCGTCCGCTCCTACTTCTCCGGCGGGCGCGCCACGTGGTTCCCGCTGAGCGCGATGGCGGTCGGGGTCGCCGCGACCGCCGCGATCGGCGGCTGGGCGGTGGACCTGTGGGGCGTACGCGGCATCGCGCTCGCCAACGCGGCGGGGATCAGCGTCACCGCCTTCGTGCTGCTGTGCGGGATGGGGCCGCGCAACGTGCCGATCCGGGTCCGCCGTGTCCTTGGCGAACTGGTCAAGCCGGTGGCCGCGATGGTGTGCGCCACCGGCTTCGGCGGGGCCTTCGCGAGCCGCGTCGAATCGCCGCTCCTCGCCTTCGCCGTCGGGTCCTCGACCGTCGCCGCCGTCTTCGTCCTGGTGCTCTGGGCCCTGAAGGCCCAGGCCATCGAGCCCGTCGTCCGATCCGTCACAACCGCCGTCACATCCGCCACACGAAAGCTCACGCATGTCCGTTGA
- a CDS encoding tyrosinase family protein, producing the protein MVYTRKNQARLTSAEKRRFVNALLELKRKGEYDEFVRTHIEHYVSDGDSGLRVAHMTPTFLPWHRRFLLEFEGALQRVDPAVTVPYWDWTVDRTAGASLWGGGLMGGNGRRSDRQVMTGPFARKNGDWVIKEGETDVDFLMRDFGRPQDPIELPTEEQLAWALRDPVYDTPPWDSTSSDGYRNKLEGWTTGVGNNKWRNHNRVHRWVGGHMLGGASVNDPVFWLNHAFVDLLWDRWQARHPRSAPYLPDKPPEPGSGPLHGRIASLHEPMPPWGAKPDELLSHRGIYRYA; encoded by the coding sequence GTGGTCTACACGCGCAAGAACCAGGCCCGGCTGACCAGCGCCGAGAAGCGGCGCTTCGTCAACGCGCTGCTCGAGCTCAAACGCAAGGGCGAGTACGACGAATTCGTCCGGACGCACATCGAGCACTACGTGTCCGACGGGGACAGCGGACTGCGGGTGGCCCATATGACGCCCACGTTCCTGCCCTGGCACCGCAGGTTCCTCCTGGAGTTCGAGGGAGCCCTGCAACGGGTGGACCCCGCGGTGACCGTCCCGTACTGGGACTGGACGGTGGACAGGACGGCCGGCGCCTCGCTCTGGGGCGGCGGGCTCATGGGCGGCAACGGGCGGCGCTCCGACCGGCAGGTCATGACCGGTCCGTTCGCGCGCAAGAACGGCGACTGGGTCATCAAGGAGGGGGAGACGGACGTCGACTTCCTCATGCGCGACTTCGGCCGGCCGCAGGACCCGATCGAGCTGCCCACCGAGGAGCAGCTGGCCTGGGCCCTGCGCGACCCGGTGTACGACACGCCGCCCTGGGACTCCACCTCATCGGACGGCTACCGCAACAAGCTGGAGGGGTGGACGACCGGCGTCGGCAACAACAAGTGGCGCAACCACAACCGCGTCCACCGCTGGGTCGGCGGGCACATGCTCGGCGGTGCGTCGGTCAACGACCCCGTGTTCTGGCTGAACCACGCCTTCGTGGACCTGCTGTGGGACCGCTGGCAGGCGCGGCACCCCAGATCCGCGCCCTACCTGCCCGACAAGCCGCCGGAACCCGGCAGCGGCCCGCTGCACGGCCGCATCGCCTCCCTCCACGAGCCGATGCCCCCCTGGGGCGCCAAACCCGACGAGCTGCTCAGCCATCGCGGCATCTACCGCTACGCATGA
- a CDS encoding vitamin K epoxide reductase family protein, giving the protein MTTKTPLPAARTPEAPLGRVGPPSGGVGGSRAFALLLVITGAAGLLAAWVITLDKFKLLEDPDFTPGCSLNPVVSCGNIMKSEQASAFGFPNPMLGIAAYAVVICVGMSLLARARFPRWYWLTLNAGMLFGVGFCTWLMYQSLYEINSLCLWCCLAWAATITMFWYVTSFNVRNGLLPAPAGLRTFLGEFTWVFPVLHVGIIGMLILTRWWDFWTS; this is encoded by the coding sequence ATGACCACCAAGACGCCTCTGCCCGCGGCCCGTACGCCCGAAGCCCCGTTAGGGCGTGTGGGCCCGCCATCCGGTGGTGTCGGCGGGAGCCGTGCGTTCGCGCTGCTTCTGGTGATCACGGGTGCGGCGGGTCTGCTGGCGGCGTGGGTCATCACGCTGGACAAGTTCAAGCTTCTTGAGGACCCGGACTTCACGCCGGGCTGCAGCCTCAATCCGGTGGTCTCCTGCGGCAACATCATGAAGAGCGAGCAGGCGTCGGCCTTCGGGTTCCCGAACCCGATGCTGGGCATCGCCGCGTACGCCGTCGTGATCTGTGTCGGCATGAGCCTGCTTGCCCGGGCGCGCTTCCCGCGCTGGTACTGGCTGACGCTGAACGCGGGCATGCTCTTCGGGGTCGGTTTCTGCACGTGGCTGATGTACCAGTCGCTCTACGAGATCAACTCGCTGTGCCTGTGGTGCTGCCTGGCCTGGGCCGCCACGATCACCATGTTCTGGTACGTGACCTCGTTCAACGTCCGCAACGGCCTGCTGCCCGCGCCCGCCGGACTCCGTACGTTCCTCGGCGAATTCACCTGGGTGTTCCCGGTGCTGCACGTCGGCATCATCGGCATGCTGATCCTCACGCGCTGGTGGGACTTCTGGACCAGCTGA
- a CDS encoding O-antigen ligase family protein, translated as MALVALLALPVPPSDGGSGGGTVADAVSALVVLWCVARAVRGARRPLTRTAAVVLGLPVIGIAVAAIGASTASAGTTGLVRYLQIFVLVPAAVLMLVRDRRDFRLVAWSLVALALFQGALGAYQYVTGTGATYMGADIRAVGTFGPTDVMGMATVVSYGVVCAVALTLGPASPKQRRMALVCALLLVVPLALSFSRGAWIATVVACGAQLGLAGVRRALRSLAVVAAAAVVLVGGFGIGTQMLQERITSITQVTDAPDQSVTDRYTMWAAAVDMWRDEPVSGVGLKAFPDHRDSHASLALSSASDTGGAGAEFSRQPLLSPHNMYLLVLSEQGLLGLCTLVGSWAAFLLLGLRRLARVRGGAGVDCALVACGLLVWQLVDFAYADIGGPSTVLMAVVLGLVAWWALSGRALAPPMPGEVPR; from the coding sequence ATGGCCCTGGTCGCCCTGCTCGCGCTGCCCGTGCCGCCCAGCGACGGCGGCTCCGGCGGCGGCACGGTCGCCGACGCGGTCTCCGCCCTCGTGGTGCTCTGGTGCGTGGCCCGCGCCGTGCGCGGGGCGCGCCGTCCGCTGACCCGGACCGCCGCCGTCGTGCTCGGACTCCCGGTGATCGGCATCGCGGTCGCGGCGATCGGCGCGAGCACCGCGTCGGCCGGGACGACCGGCCTGGTGCGCTACCTCCAGATCTTCGTCCTCGTACCGGCCGCGGTCCTGATGCTCGTACGCGACCGCCGCGACTTCCGCCTGGTGGCCTGGTCGCTCGTCGCGCTCGCCCTGTTCCAGGGCGCGCTCGGCGCCTATCAGTACGTCACGGGGACCGGCGCCACCTACATGGGCGCGGACATCCGGGCCGTGGGGACCTTCGGTCCGACGGACGTCATGGGAATGGCGACCGTGGTGTCGTACGGAGTGGTGTGCGCGGTTGCCCTCACGCTCGGCCCGGCATCCCCGAAGCAGCGTCGGATGGCGCTGGTCTGCGCGCTGCTCCTGGTCGTTCCGCTCGCGCTCTCCTTCAGCCGCGGCGCCTGGATCGCCACCGTCGTGGCGTGCGGTGCGCAGCTGGGGCTCGCGGGAGTGCGGCGCGCCCTGCGGTCCCTGGCCGTGGTGGCCGCCGCGGCCGTCGTCCTCGTGGGCGGGTTCGGCATCGGCACGCAGATGCTGCAGGAGCGGATCACCAGCATCACGCAGGTGACCGACGCCCCCGACCAGTCGGTCACCGACCGGTACACCATGTGGGCCGCGGCGGTGGACATGTGGCGTGACGAGCCGGTGTCGGGCGTGGGGCTCAAGGCCTTCCCCGACCACCGCGACAGCCACGCCTCGCTGGCCCTGTCGTCGGCGAGCGACACCGGAGGCGCGGGCGCGGAGTTCAGCCGCCAGCCGCTGCTCTCCCCGCACAACATGTACCTGCTCGTCCTCAGCGAGCAGGGGCTCCTTGGTCTGTGCACCCTCGTGGGCAGCTGGGCGGCCTTCCTGCTGCTCGGTCTGCGGCGGCTCGCGCGGGTGCGCGGGGGCGCGGGCGTGGACTGCGCGCTCGTCGCGTGCGGGCTCCTCGTCTGGCAGTTGGTGGACTTCGCGTACGCCGACATCGGCGGGCCATCGACGGTGCTCATGGCCGTGGTCCTCGGGCTCGTGGCCTGGTGGGCGCTGTCCGGCCGTGCCCTCGCGCCGCCGATGCCGGGGGAGGTGCCGCGATGA
- a CDS encoding sugar transferase, which yields MSAERTVASPAAQPRAADHAIATASVIPPRGAGSGRRTSTGWGASVRRSSALPLVAVDCSAALLATVLLTDPQRHPLLVALLLTAVTGLNARAALYRRLAVPSALDELPSLAWQTALSWGAVGLVAASFSALSPLSLTALCTAAALQSVLCCTGRGALYWWARRATRRQPRPALVVGPAPVARRVAEAVLRHPQAGVRPVGIVDEAPAERTESEGAELPVLSTIEELRRAVIQNAVRTVLVVGPTPGPEQIGWLRTLSGSGCDVWAIDATQPPGYDAPGRQSRSGRLAGFPCRSLVPAGRRHFSISKRALDLGTSGILLLLISPVLLACAAVLRASDGPGVIFRQERIGKGGRPFTLLKFRTHRPADPHEAATRWTVAGEQHMSPFCQFLRRTSLDELPQLWNVCRGDMSLVGPRPERPYFVGKFSQTYPGYAERHRMPTGITGLAQIQGLRGDTSIEDRCRFDNAYIDSWSFWQDLCILLRTAASLVRPTGS from the coding sequence GTGAGTGCGGAACGAACTGTCGCCAGCCCCGCCGCGCAGCCACGGGCGGCCGACCACGCCATCGCCACCGCCTCGGTCATCCCTCCCCGCGGGGCCGGGAGCGGCCGCAGGACGAGCACCGGATGGGGGGCTTCGGTACGCCGCTCGTCGGCCCTCCCCCTGGTCGCCGTCGACTGCAGCGCCGCCCTGCTCGCCACGGTGCTGCTCACCGATCCGCAGCGCCACCCGCTGCTGGTGGCCTTGCTCCTGACCGCCGTGACCGGCCTGAACGCGCGCGCCGCGCTCTACCGCCGCCTCGCCGTGCCCTCCGCCCTCGACGAACTGCCCTCGCTGGCCTGGCAGACCGCGCTGAGCTGGGGCGCCGTGGGGCTCGTCGCCGCGAGCTTCTCCGCCCTGAGCCCGCTCTCCCTCACCGCCCTGTGCACGGCGGCGGCGCTCCAGAGCGTGCTGTGCTGCACGGGCCGCGGCGCCCTGTACTGGTGGGCGCGCAGAGCGACGCGGCGCCAGCCGCGCCCCGCCCTGGTGGTCGGCCCCGCCCCCGTCGCCCGCCGCGTGGCCGAGGCGGTCCTGCGCCATCCGCAGGCCGGGGTGCGGCCCGTGGGCATCGTGGACGAGGCGCCCGCCGAGCGCACGGAGTCGGAGGGGGCCGAACTGCCGGTGCTCTCCACGATCGAGGAGCTGCGCCGCGCGGTCATCCAGAACGCCGTACGCACCGTCCTGGTCGTCGGGCCGACGCCGGGACCGGAGCAGATCGGCTGGCTGCGCACGCTGAGCGGATCCGGCTGCGACGTATGGGCGATCGACGCGACGCAGCCGCCGGGCTACGACGCGCCGGGGCGGCAGTCCAGATCCGGGCGGCTCGCCGGGTTCCCCTGCCGCTCGCTCGTGCCCGCCGGGCGCAGGCACTTCAGCATCAGCAAGCGCGCCCTCGACCTCGGGACCTCGGGGATCCTGCTGCTGCTCATCAGCCCGGTGCTCCTCGCGTGCGCCGCCGTCCTGCGGGCCAGCGACGGCCCCGGGGTGATCTTCCGTCAGGAGCGCATCGGCAAGGGCGGGCGGCCGTTCACCCTGCTCAAGTTCCGCACGCACCGCCCCGCCGACCCGCACGAGGCCGCGACCCGGTGGACCGTCGCGGGCGAGCAGCACATGAGCCCGTTCTGCCAGTTCCTGCGCCGTACGTCGCTCGACGAGCTGCCGCAGCTGTGGAACGTCTGCCGGGGCGACATGAGCCTGGTCGGCCCGCGCCCCGAACGCCCTTATTTCGTCGGCAAGTTCAGCCAGACCTACCCCGGCTACGCCGAGCGCCACCGCATGCCGACCGGCATCACCGGGCTCGCCCAGATCCAGGGGCTGCGGGGCGACACCTCGATCGAGGACCGGTGCCGGTTCGACAACGCCTACATCGACAGCTGGTCGTTCTGGCAGGACCTCTGCATCCTGCTGCGCACCGCCGCCTCTCTCGTACGTCCGACGGGGAGCTGA
- a CDS encoding chaplin, whose product MSRTAKALALSTVAVAAMAGSAGIAAADAGAQGAATNSPGVASGNAVQVPVHVPVNACGNTVNVIGLLNPAFGNTCVNA is encoded by the coding sequence ATGTCGCGTACCGCGAAGGCCCTCGCCCTCTCCACCGTTGCCGTGGCCGCCATGGCCGGCAGCGCCGGCATCGCCGCCGCCGACGCCGGTGCCCAGGGGGCCGCCACCAACTCCCCCGGCGTCGCCTCGGGCAACGCCGTCCAGGTTCCGGTCCACGTCCCGGTCAACGCCTGCGGCAACACCGTCAACGTCATCGGTCTGCTGAACCCGGCGTTCGGCAACACCTGCGTCAACGCCTGA
- a CDS encoding DUF5949 family protein, with protein sequence MTSTSSETRTFRPADLGTLTVVAWSGEHPEDEKDMAFLLAYSLGDGEGGPEAATEAIEHLLRNTGLPIGGPVVESSRNPSLPLTLLVEAGQAVLNMPHLNAQCVVPPEWLAAVGERGHAYFMFTTRPWPEAKPGVPLAEEDLAAFAGAEETMTSAAHCLLTTKSLRG encoded by the coding sequence ATGACCTCGACATCGAGCGAAACCCGCACCTTCCGACCCGCCGATCTGGGCACCCTCACCGTGGTCGCCTGGAGTGGTGAACACCCCGAGGACGAGAAGGACATGGCCTTCCTGCTCGCCTACTCGCTGGGCGACGGCGAAGGCGGTCCCGAGGCCGCGACCGAAGCCATCGAGCACCTGCTGCGCAACACCGGGCTCCCCATCGGCGGCCCTGTCGTGGAGAGCTCCCGCAACCCGAGCCTGCCCCTCACCCTCCTCGTCGAGGCCGGCCAGGCCGTCCTGAACATGCCGCACCTCAACGCCCAGTGCGTCGTACCTCCGGAGTGGCTCGCCGCGGTGGGCGAGCGGGGGCACGCCTACTTCATGTTCACCACGCGCCCCTGGCCCGAGGCCAAGCCCGGGGTTCCGCTCGCCGAGGAGGACCTCGCGGCCTTCGCGGGCGCCGAGGAGACCATGACCAGCGCCGCGCACTGCCTGCTCACCACGAAGAGCCTGCGCGGCTAG